A genomic window from Thermodesulfitimonas autotrophica includes:
- a CDS encoding nitroreductase family protein: protein MPAKVVRVITERASVRRFKNEPVAREVIENLIEAARWAPSAGNLQPWFFYVVTDPGRRRCLAAAALNQGFIAAAPVVIVVCAEPARSAQYYGERGRHLYCIQDTAAATQNILLAATAYGLGSCWVGAFDENQVRQCIGIPAELRPVALVALGYPEASAEKRPGRRSLEDIRKYV, encoded by the coding sequence ATGCCCGCCAAAGTGGTGCGGGTAATTACGGAACGGGCGTCGGTGCGCCGTTTCAAGAACGAGCCGGTGGCGCGGGAGGTGATCGAGAATCTCATAGAAGCTGCCCGCTGGGCGCCTTCAGCAGGAAACCTGCAGCCCTGGTTTTTTTATGTGGTTACCGATCCCGGACGGCGGCGTTGCCTGGCGGCGGCGGCGCTGAATCAGGGTTTTATCGCGGCGGCGCCGGTCGTGATCGTGGTCTGCGCTGAACCTGCCCGCTCCGCACAGTATTACGGGGAGCGGGGCCGGCACCTTTACTGTATCCAGGATACGGCGGCGGCGACGCAAAACATCTTGCTGGCGGCGACCGCGTACGGGCTTGGCTCCTGTTGGGTTGGGGCCTTTGACGAGAACCAGGTGCGCCAGTGCATCGGGATACCGGCGGAGCTTCGCCCGGTGGCGCTGGTGGCGCTCGGCTATCCGGAGGCTTCTGCGGAGAAGAGGCCCGGGCGGCGGAGCCTCGAAGACATAAGGAAGTATGTTTAG
- a CDS encoding iron-containing alcohol dehydrogenase — translation MLFDLYLPQRVLFGPGSTYRLGEEARRFGKKVLLVTGRRSLKETGNFERVTTPFVAAKIEVAFFDQVDPEPTLDTVEAVRECARQEKCAVMVAVGGGSVLDAVKAAAGLFYEEGPVKDYFYGREITKHRFPWIAVPTTAGSGSEATTNAVLIDREAKKKQSLRHPFWLPEVAVVDPILTMAQSRELTARAGLDALTHAIEAYTYRFANPLSNAVSCEAVRLIVQNIHTAYRVGRNRDARERVMQGSFLSGMAIQNAGVGAVHALAHTIGVRYNQPHGLVCGVLLPHIMAFNLPLVEEKYAALAVVAGVVPPGTDTTAAATRFVAYVRRLVEKLGLPSRIGALGVKEADIDELVEATLPANSLKTNPRRVTRPELKEILHQAL, via the coding sequence TTGCTTTTTGATCTGTACCTGCCGCAGCGCGTTCTTTTTGGGCCCGGAAGCACTTATCGCCTGGGCGAAGAAGCGCGACGTTTCGGGAAAAAGGTTTTGCTGGTGACGGGGCGGCGCAGCCTCAAGGAAACCGGAAACTTCGAGCGGGTGACCACGCCCTTTGTGGCGGCGAAGATTGAGGTTGCCTTTTTCGACCAGGTGGATCCGGAGCCTACGCTCGACACGGTTGAGGCGGTGCGGGAGTGCGCGCGCCAGGAGAAATGTGCGGTCATGGTGGCGGTTGGCGGCGGCAGCGTGCTTGATGCGGTTAAGGCGGCGGCGGGTCTTTTTTACGAAGAGGGCCCGGTGAAAGACTACTTTTACGGGCGCGAGATAACGAAACATAGGTTTCCCTGGATTGCGGTGCCCACCACCGCAGGAAGCGGTTCCGAGGCGACAACCAACGCGGTGCTGATCGACCGGGAAGCGAAGAAGAAACAGAGCCTGCGCCACCCCTTCTGGCTGCCTGAGGTGGCCGTGGTGGACCCGATTTTAACGATGGCGCAATCCCGGGAGCTTACGGCGCGGGCGGGCTTGGATGCCCTCACCCACGCGATTGAGGCTTATACCTACCGTTTTGCCAACCCCTTGAGTAACGCGGTGAGTTGCGAGGCCGTCCGGTTGATTGTTCAGAATATCCATACCGCCTACCGCGTGGGAAGGAACCGGGACGCGCGGGAGCGGGTAATGCAGGGAAGTTTCCTATCGGGAATGGCCATTCAGAACGCCGGCGTGGGGGCGGTCCACGCGCTCGCCCATACGATCGGCGTTCGCTATAATCAGCCGCACGGGCTTGTCTGCGGGGTGCTCCTCCCCCACATCATGGCCTTTAACCTGCCGTTAGTGGAGGAGAAGTACGCCGCCCTGGCGGTGGTGGCTGGTGTGGTGCCGCCGGGGACGGATACGACTGCGGCGGCGACCCGTTTTGTGGCGTACGTCCGCCGGCTGGTGGAGAAGTTAGGGCTACCGTCCCGGATTGGTGCGCTGGGCGTGAAAGAGGCGGATATCGACGAACTGGTGGAAGCCACCCTGCCGGCAAATTCCCTCAAGACAAATCCCCGGCGCGTTACCCGTCCGGAGCTGAAAGAGATTTTGCACCAGGCCTTATAA
- a CDS encoding DUF763 domain-containing protein: MRTGIANLPLHAGKCPRWLFEKMVALSQTIVELLVVEAGPAEVLRRLSDPFWFQAFGCVLGFDWHSSGLTTTVCGALKEAVRGCERDLGLFVCGGKGATAFKTPEEILRLGARHPLKANPEDLVRASRLAAKVDQAAVQDGYDLYHHTFIFSSQGTWVVIQQGMNAAARRARRYHWLSEACRDFVVEPHTAVCCDVRGLTLNLVAQESEAARQSLPALTRERPEKLVADIKRIHDRILDLPDRHQLLLEDLDPGRLKTVFEKSYDRAPQDFVALLETPGVGPRGIRALSLIAELVYGTPLSYRDPARFAFAHGGKDGTPYPVDRATYEHSIRVLKRAVEQSRLGYSEKRQALARLARYEGL; the protein is encoded by the coding sequence GTGCGCACCGGAATCGCTAACCTGCCACTTCACGCCGGGAAGTGCCCCCGCTGGCTCTTCGAGAAGATGGTGGCGCTCAGCCAGACCATCGTTGAACTCTTAGTGGTTGAAGCCGGACCAGCCGAAGTTTTGCGGCGGCTGAGCGACCCTTTCTGGTTCCAGGCCTTCGGCTGCGTCCTCGGCTTTGACTGGCACTCCTCGGGGCTCACCACCACCGTCTGCGGCGCCTTAAAAGAAGCCGTGCGGGGCTGTGAGCGGGACCTCGGCCTCTTCGTCTGCGGCGGCAAAGGAGCGACGGCGTTTAAAACCCCGGAGGAGATCCTGCGGCTTGGCGCCCGGCACCCCCTCAAGGCGAACCCGGAAGACTTGGTGCGTGCTTCCCGCCTCGCCGCCAAAGTGGACCAGGCGGCGGTCCAAGATGGCTATGACCTCTACCACCATACCTTCATCTTCTCGTCGCAGGGGACCTGGGTAGTGATCCAGCAGGGGATGAATGCGGCCGCCCGGCGCGCGCGCCGCTACCACTGGCTTTCGGAGGCCTGCCGCGATTTCGTCGTCGAACCCCACACAGCAGTTTGCTGCGACGTCAGGGGTTTAACCCTCAACCTCGTGGCTCAAGAAAGTGAAGCCGCCCGCCAGAGCCTGCCGGCACTCACGCGAGAGCGGCCGGAGAAGCTGGTGGCCGACATCAAACGCATCCACGACCGGATACTTGACCTGCCCGACCGGCACCAGTTGCTCCTCGAAGACCTCGACCCCGGGCGCCTGAAAACCGTCTTTGAAAAAAGCTACGATCGCGCGCCCCAAGACTTCGTCGCTTTGTTAGAAACTCCGGGTGTAGGTCCGCGGGGCATCAGGGCGCTCAGCCTCATTGCGGAACTCGTCTACGGAACGCCGCTCAGCTACCGGGACCCGGCCCGTTTCGCCTTTGCCCACGGCGGCAAAGACGGCACTCCCTACCCCGTAGACCGGGCCACCTACGAACACAGCATCCGGGTCTTGAAGCGGGCGGTGGAGCAGTCCCGCCTCGGGTACAGCGAAAAACGGCAGGCCCTGGCCCGGCTCGCCCGCTACGAAGGCTTATAA
- the sigI gene encoding RNA polymerase sigma factor SigI, protein MEELRIREELLHRARRGDRQAREELLARHRHFILSVAAACSRQPLTWSDDAASIALIAFNEAVDSYDEDRGVPFLAFARLVIRSRIADFYRREGRVAAESLEEIAAAGGAAVGQVARERFTEEELLRERREEIERYRKLLAEFGLSFRDLVAAAPKHRDARANLLRVARVLAENRELFRYLMEKKRVPLNELALLTGVPRKTLERGRRYILAVSLILGQPEEFTYLYGHLKYC, encoded by the coding sequence GTGGAGGAGCTAAGGATTAGGGAAGAACTGCTGCACCGGGCGCGGCGCGGCGACCGGCAGGCGCGGGAGGAATTGTTAGCGCGCCACCGGCACTTTATCTTGAGCGTAGCCGCCGCGTGCTCGCGACAACCGCTGACGTGGAGTGACGATGCGGCGAGTATCGCCCTGATCGCCTTCAACGAGGCGGTCGATTCCTACGATGAGGACCGGGGGGTGCCTTTTTTGGCCTTCGCTCGCCTGGTCATTAGAAGCCGGATTGCAGATTTTTACCGGCGGGAAGGGCGGGTGGCGGCGGAAAGCCTTGAGGAAATCGCGGCGGCGGGAGGGGCGGCGGTCGGACAGGTCGCGCGGGAACGCTTCACTGAGGAGGAGTTGCTCAGGGAACGGCGCGAAGAGATCGAGCGGTACCGCAAGCTGCTCGCCGAGTTCGGCTTAAGCTTCCGTGATCTGGTAGCGGCGGCGCCCAAACACCGGGATGCCCGGGCCAACCTTCTCCGGGTGGCCCGGGTGCTGGCGGAAAACCGGGAGCTCTTCCGGTACTTAATGGAGAAGAAGCGCGTTCCCCTCAACGAGCTCGCGCTCTTGACTGGCGTACCCCGCAAAACCCTTGAACGGGGACGCCGGTACATCTTGGCGGTAAGCTTGATTTTAGGACAGCCGGAAGAGTTCACTTACCTTTACGGGCATCTCAAGTACTGTTAA
- a CDS encoding anti-sigma factor domain-containing protein, with the protein MRRREKGLLLEKNGNGIVLTPDGDFRFVPSPAAEVGAEITLTGVPAVRWWLLSIAAALTVVFIGLGLYRYFLPTPVAYVALDINPSLELGLDRQERVVRVEALNGDAVRLTAGVKLRGLPVTEAVKALICRAAELGYVSARREGVVLLTVVPVREGEPVPRAADLAQAAGQAVAKRDLQVKVVATAVPAKYREEAHRLGLSPGRYVLKMGASRAGKPVTVQELKREGLARLEAHRRVPVEELVRAGQQDGVVVVPAKIGRWAAVREKEEHGRDEAGAPEGNPVEEKTGAGKAQPGGAGGLRRPSRDGAKPPEGVTGGRLQEEKQGLEERRGAAKLRPEEGVREKVYGPGMSERQVTRKSGRADRGGGSITGKVYRSEGGEVGNGAAVETSRPESCGQRSAGD; encoded by the coding sequence ATGAGACGCCGGGAAAAGGGGCTGCTTTTGGAGAAAAACGGCAACGGAATCGTTCTTACCCCCGACGGCGATTTCCGTTTTGTTCCTTCTCCCGCAGCGGAAGTGGGGGCGGAGATAACGCTCACTGGTGTCCCTGCGGTACGCTGGTGGCTTCTCTCTATAGCGGCGGCGCTAACGGTCGTTTTTATCGGTCTGGGGCTGTACCGCTATTTCCTGCCTACTCCCGTGGCCTACGTGGCCCTCGATATCAACCCGAGCCTTGAATTGGGGCTCGACCGGCAGGAGCGGGTGGTTCGGGTTGAGGCCTTGAACGGCGATGCCGTGCGCCTGACGGCAGGGGTAAAGTTGCGCGGCCTGCCGGTGACCGAGGCGGTTAAAGCGCTCATCTGCCGTGCGGCGGAACTGGGTTATGTGAGCGCCCGGCGGGAGGGCGTGGTGTTGCTTACGGTGGTGCCGGTGCGGGAGGGTGAACCGGTGCCGCGGGCGGCCGATCTGGCACAAGCGGCCGGGCAGGCGGTGGCGAAAAGAGACCTACAGGTTAAGGTGGTGGCTACGGCCGTGCCGGCAAAATACCGAGAGGAAGCCCACCGGTTGGGGCTCTCGCCGGGGAGATACGTGCTTAAAATGGGTGCGTCCCGTGCCGGGAAGCCGGTGACGGTGCAGGAACTGAAGCGGGAGGGCCTGGCGCGGCTCGAGGCGCACCGGCGGGTTCCCGTCGAGGAACTGGTGCGGGCGGGCCAGCAGGATGGGGTAGTCGTGGTGCCGGCAAAAATCGGGCGGTGGGCTGCCGTCCGGGAGAAAGAGGAGCACGGGCGAGATGAGGCAGGGGCGCCCGAAGGGAATCCGGTCGAAGAAAAAACCGGCGCAGGGAAGGCACAGCCCGGCGGCGCGGGCGGATTACGGCGGCCGTCTCGGGACGGGGCAAAGCCGCCGGAGGGAGTTACCGGAGGGCGTTTGCAAGAAGAAAAACAGGGGTTAGAAGAGAGACGGGGTGCGGCGAAGCTGCGTCCGGAAGAAGGCGTGCGGGAGAAGGTATACGGTCCCGGGATGTCCGAACGGCAGGTTACAAGGAAAAGCGGGCGTGCCGACCGAGGGGGTGGGAGCATCACCGGGAAGGTTTACCGGAGCGAGGGTGGGGAAGTAGGAAACGGTGCGGCTGTAGAAACCTCGCGCCCAGAAAGTTGCGGGCAAAGATCTGCTGGGGATTAG
- a CDS encoding rhomboid family intramembrane serine protease, whose translation MIPLRDTIRSRTFPVVTVALIAANILIFLHEASLSEAELQMLARTYGVVPARDLPALIYHPLSLGTYIPFLTAMFLHGGWFHVLGNMLYLWVFGDNVEDAMGRGRFLLFYLLAGFAGSLAHVLANPGTTVPTIGASGAVAGVLGAYFVSFPRSRVLSLVPIFFFITLVELPAVLFLFLWFAMQLLNGVASLAIPGQTVAWWAHIGGFLSGALLVKFFRR comes from the coding sequence ATGATACCGCTACGTGATACCATTCGCTCCCGGACCTTCCCGGTCGTAACCGTGGCGCTTATCGCCGCCAATATCCTTATCTTTCTCCATGAGGCTTCCCTTTCCGAAGCAGAGCTCCAGATGTTAGCGCGGACTTACGGAGTGGTGCCGGCGCGAGACCTGCCGGCCCTTATTTACCATCCCTTGAGTCTTGGCACCTATATCCCTTTCCTGACCGCCATGTTTCTCCACGGGGGCTGGTTTCATGTCCTCGGCAACATGCTCTATCTCTGGGTCTTCGGGGATAATGTTGAGGATGCGATGGGTCGCGGGCGCTTTCTTCTTTTCTACTTGCTGGCTGGTTTTGCCGGGAGTCTTGCTCACGTCCTGGCCAATCCGGGCACGACGGTCCCGACGATCGGGGCCAGCGGGGCGGTGGCGGGTGTCCTGGGCGCCTACTTCGTGAGTTTCCCCCGTTCGCGGGTTTTAAGCCTCGTCCCCATTTTCTTTTTCATTACCCTGGTCGAACTGCCCGCGGTGCTCTTCCTTTTCCTCTGGTTCGCGATGCAGCTTTTGAACGGCGTTGCTTCCCTGGCGATACCGGGGCAGACCGTTGCCTGGTGGGCGCACATCGGGGGCTTCCTTTCGGGGGCGCTTTTGGTGAAGTTCTTCCGGCGTTAG
- a CDS encoding MqnA/MqnD/SBP family protein, with translation MELTLAHSPDADDAFMFSALALGKIATEGYRFTHVLQDIESLNRAACEGVYDVSAISFHAYPYVAENYLLLPCGASVGDGYGPLVVVREDFPEGKEPAVVAVPGKLTTAYLTLKLWRPAWETVAMPFDAIGPAVASGAVEAGLLIHEGQLTYAREGLKKIVDLGAWWREETGLPLPLGGNVIHRRHAARAALINGILREAIAWALAHREEALAHALTFARGLKRNEADRFVGMYVNEWTLDLGEVGRRAVAALLDRGYRAGLIEAPPRLAWVDG, from the coding sequence TTGGAACTCACGCTGGCGCACAGCCCGGATGCCGACGACGCCTTCATGTTTTCCGCTTTGGCGCTCGGGAAGATCGCTACGGAAGGATACCGTTTCACGCACGTCCTCCAGGATATCGAAAGCCTTAACCGGGCGGCATGTGAGGGGGTTTACGACGTCTCCGCGATTTCCTTCCACGCCTATCCCTATGTGGCGGAAAATTACCTGCTCCTTCCCTGCGGGGCGAGCGTGGGTGACGGTTACGGCCCGCTGGTCGTGGTGCGCGAAGATTTTCCGGAAGGAAAAGAGCCGGCGGTGGTAGCCGTGCCGGGAAAACTTACCACGGCCTACCTAACGCTGAAGCTCTGGCGGCCGGCCTGGGAAACCGTAGCCATGCCTTTTGACGCGATCGGCCCGGCGGTTGCCTCCGGCGCGGTCGAAGCGGGGCTCTTGATTCACGAAGGCCAGCTTACCTACGCCCGGGAGGGCTTAAAAAAGATTGTCGATCTCGGCGCTTGGTGGCGGGAGGAAACGGGTTTGCCCCTCCCCCTCGGGGGGAATGTTATCCACCGGCGCCACGCGGCGCGGGCCGCCCTGATCAACGGCATTTTACGGGAGGCGATTGCCTGGGCCTTGGCGCACCGGGAGGAGGCGCTGGCGCACGCGCTCACTTTCGCGCGGGGGCTGAAACGGAACGAGGCGGACCGTTTTGTCGGGATGTACGTGAATGAGTGGACGCTTGATCTGGGTGAGGTCGGGCGGCGAGCGGTGGCGGCGCTTTTGGACCGGGGCTACCGGGCCGGGCTGATTGAAGCCCCGCCCCGGCTGGCCTGGGTAGACGGGTAA
- the rfbD gene encoding dTDP-4-dehydrorhamnose reductase, whose amino-acid sequence MRILVTGAAGMLARAVVAEFAARGNKVAGLTRQQLDITSTPAVAEALREYRPAVLVNCAAYTNVDGAEENPREAFLVNGLAVKELAALCRANGVRLVHISTDYIFDGEKGSPYHVYDPARPVNRYGESKWWGEAAVRETGGDYLIVRISWLFGPGGRHFVGTILKRAGEAEELKVVDDQYGAPTYAPDAARAIADLILAGARGTFHVTNSGETTWYRFARAILELSGSRAKLVPCATADFPRPARRPRYAVLDNFPLKEVIGYQLPPWEDALRRYLARR is encoded by the coding sequence ATGCGAATTCTTGTAACCGGGGCGGCGGGAATGCTGGCGCGGGCGGTAGTGGCTGAGTTTGCGGCGCGGGGAAACAAGGTAGCGGGACTCACCCGCCAGCAACTCGACATCACCTCTACGCCGGCGGTGGCCGAGGCGCTGCGGGAGTACCGCCCGGCGGTCTTGGTCAACTGTGCCGCTTATACGAATGTGGACGGGGCGGAAGAAAATCCCCGGGAGGCCTTCTTAGTAAACGGGCTGGCGGTTAAGGAGCTGGCCGCCCTGTGCCGGGCGAACGGGGTGAGACTGGTGCATATAAGCACCGATTATATTTTCGACGGCGAAAAGGGCAGCCCGTATCACGTCTACGATCCGGCGCGCCCCGTTAACCGCTACGGCGAGAGCAAGTGGTGGGGGGAGGCGGCTGTCCGCGAGACGGGCGGTGACTACCTTATTGTGAGGATCAGCTGGCTTTTCGGGCCGGGCGGGAGGCACTTTGTGGGAACAATCCTCAAGCGTGCCGGTGAGGCGGAAGAACTCAAGGTGGTGGACGACCAGTACGGGGCGCCGACCTACGCTCCCGACGCCGCGCGGGCGATAGCGGATCTCATCCTGGCCGGTGCCCGCGGCACTTTTCACGTCACCAATAGCGGTGAGACCACGTGGTACCGCTTTGCCCGGGCGATTTTAGAGTTGAGCGGCAGCCGGGCGAAGTTGGTGCCTTGCGCTACTGCCGACTTTCCCCGCCCGGCGCGGCGCCCGCGCTACGCCGTCCTCGATAATTTCCCCCTGAAAGAGGTTATCGGTTACCAGTTGCCGCCTTGGGAGGATGCGCTCCGGCGCTACCTCGCCCGCCGGTAG
- a CDS encoding glycosyltransferase family 4 protein gives MGRPRVLFVATVARHLLAFHQPYFRLLQEWGYAVDVACNPAGEAASFASLGVRLHPVPFERRPFSRQNLRAGVALWRLCRQESYALVHVHTPVAAFIARLVLRLRRFRPVLYTAHGFHFFRGAPLVNWLLYFPLEWLAARWTDGLILLNPEDYARAKRLPVRGAVFLVPGVGVDAAAFTLPPGEAVKRRQEFGLQPETPVAAVVAELSRVKNHEQIFRAWRLVVRELPEAVLLVAGEGERRRVLEGLAAQLGIAAHVRFLGFYRDIPALLSVADAVVLTSKREGLPRVILEAMAAGRPVVATDVRGNRDLVVDGETGYLVRVGDVAGTAAAVLRLLRNREGALRMGAAGRRRLEPYAIEKVVAQVAQIYQRYLAGAPGGKAGSGGELM, from the coding sequence ATGGGTAGGCCCCGGGTTCTTTTCGTGGCGACGGTGGCCCGCCACCTGCTCGCCTTTCACCAGCCTTATTTCCGCCTCTTGCAGGAATGGGGCTACGCGGTTGACGTTGCCTGCAACCCGGCAGGGGAAGCGGCGTCCTTTGCTTCTTTGGGCGTGCGGCTTCACCCCGTCCCTTTCGAGCGGCGACCTTTCTCCCGCCAGAACCTGCGGGCGGGCGTAGCACTCTGGCGGCTTTGCCGACAGGAGTCTTACGCCCTGGTTCACGTCCACACCCCCGTGGCCGCGTTTATAGCGCGGCTCGTGCTGCGGCTGCGCCGTTTCCGCCCGGTTCTCTACACGGCGCACGGCTTTCACTTTTTCCGCGGGGCGCCGCTTGTGAACTGGCTCCTTTATTTTCCGTTGGAATGGTTGGCGGCGCGGTGGACCGACGGGTTGATCCTTTTAAACCCGGAGGACTACGCGAGGGCAAAGCGCCTCCCCGTGCGGGGCGCGGTTTTCCTGGTTCCCGGTGTAGGGGTAGATGCCGCCGCTTTCACGCTTCCGCCCGGCGAGGCGGTAAAACGGCGGCAGGAATTTGGTTTGCAGCCGGAAACACCCGTGGCGGCAGTGGTCGCCGAGCTGAGCAGGGTTAAAAACCACGAGCAGATCTTCCGCGCCTGGCGGCTTGTGGTCCGGGAGCTCCCCGAAGCGGTGCTGCTGGTTGCGGGGGAAGGGGAGCGGCGCCGCGTGCTCGAAGGGCTGGCGGCGCAGTTAGGCATAGCGGCGCACGTAAGGTTTTTGGGTTTTTACCGCGATATCCCCGCGCTTCTGTCAGTGGCCGACGCGGTGGTGCTTACCTCGAAGCGGGAGGGCCTGCCGCGGGTGATCCTCGAAGCGATGGCGGCGGGTAGACCGGTGGTGGCGACGGATGTGCGTGGCAACAGGGACCTGGTGGTGGACGGGGAAACCGGCTATTTGGTACGGGTGGGCGACGTGGCGGGAACGGCGGCGGCGGTGCTGCGTCTGCTGCGCAACCGCGAGGGCGCCCTCCGGATGGGCGCGGCGGGGCGCCGGCGACTTGAACCCTACGCGATAGAAAAGGTGGTCGCGCAGGTGGCCCAGATTTACCAACGGTATCTTGCCGGAGCGCCGGGAGGAAAAGCGGGCTCCGGCGGCGAACTTATGTAG
- a CDS encoding sugar transferase: MEKRLLRRLPIWVVAAGDLAVLHLTLLLVFYLRFGGSLPQANIAAWRSTLPWVSVTALLLFAGLGLYERRLNGLVSVMRALIPAVVGVALATAAVAFWVRGFAFPRSVLLLGACGQFAGLLIWRGLCYRIDCYLHGRRGLVVVGAGEAVRPVLEKLLGLPRSLFYIRSVTGPESPALKEALAAAEGVVVAPGVPATVKAAAVAAALEAGREVYLVPELYEVMLTGARVIELDDLPVLQVEELRLSLLQAGGKRIFDLGVALFLLVVTAPLLLVTALLVRLSSPGPVFYVQERVGYRGQVFRLLKFRTMIPDAEKETGPVLAQADDPRITRIGKFLRATRLDELPQLVNVLKGEMSLVGPRPERPVFVDEFVRAHPAYHYRHLVKPGLTGMAQIYGRYTTSPEDKLRYDLYYIRNYSFLLDLKILLRTIPVAFTPSAARGEAAGAPEKSAVIHALLNGMQETAAGEDGRKAGQTAG; this comes from the coding sequence ATGGAAAAGAGGCTGCTGCGGCGGCTACCCATCTGGGTGGTTGCTGCTGGAGACCTGGCGGTTTTGCACTTAACCCTTCTGCTCGTCTTTTACCTGCGTTTTGGCGGTTCTCTCCCCCAGGCGAACATAGCAGCCTGGCGCAGCACCCTGCCGTGGGTGAGCGTGACGGCCCTTTTGCTTTTTGCGGGGCTCGGGCTATACGAGCGGCGTCTGAACGGTCTGGTTTCCGTGATGCGGGCCCTCATCCCGGCGGTTGTAGGGGTCGCCCTGGCAACGGCGGCGGTTGCCTTCTGGGTGCGGGGGTTCGCCTTCCCGCGGAGTGTTCTCCTGCTCGGGGCCTGCGGCCAGTTTGCGGGGCTTTTAATCTGGCGCGGCCTTTGCTACCGGATAGATTGTTACCTGCACGGGCGGCGGGGGCTGGTGGTAGTGGGCGCCGGCGAGGCGGTCCGCCCTGTGCTCGAGAAGCTGCTCGGCCTACCCCGGAGCCTTTTTTACATCCGGAGCGTGACCGGGCCTGAAAGCCCGGCTTTGAAAGAAGCGCTCGCGGCGGCTGAGGGCGTGGTAGTAGCGCCAGGGGTGCCAGCAACGGTAAAGGCGGCAGCGGTGGCCGCGGCGCTTGAGGCCGGGCGGGAGGTTTACCTGGTTCCTGAGCTTTACGAGGTGATGCTGACCGGCGCGCGGGTGATCGAGCTTGACGACCTCCCGGTGCTTCAGGTTGAAGAATTGCGGCTGTCGCTCCTGCAGGCCGGCGGCAAACGGATCTTCGATCTTGGTGTGGCCCTCTTCCTTTTAGTGGTTACCGCTCCGCTCCTTTTGGTAACCGCGCTGCTCGTACGCTTATCTTCCCCCGGGCCCGTTTTTTACGTTCAGGAGCGGGTCGGTTACCGGGGCCAGGTTTTTAGGCTGCTCAAATTTCGCACCATGATCCCCGACGCTGAAAAAGAGACCGGGCCTGTGCTGGCGCAGGCCGACGACCCACGGATAACCCGTATCGGAAAATTCTTGCGCGCTACGCGACTCGACGAGTTGCCCCAGTTGGTCAACGTGCTGAAGGGAGAGATGAGCCTCGTAGGGCCGCGTCCCGAGCGGCCGGTTTTCGTGGACGAATTTGTCAGGGCCCATCCCGCCTACCACTACCGCCACCTGGTCAAACCCGGTCTTACGGGAATGGCGCAGATCTACGGGCGCTACACCACGTCGCCCGAGGACAAGCTCCGCTACGACCTTTATTACATTCGCAACTACTCCTTCCTCCTGGACCTCAAGATTCTGTTACGTACGATCCCGGTAGCGTTTACCCCCAGTGCGGCCCGGGGAGAGGCTGCGGGCGCACCGGAGAAAAGCGCGGTGATCCACGCGCTGCTGAACGGTATGCAAGAAACCGCGGCAGGAGAAGACGGCAGGAAAGCCGGTCAAACTGCCGGTTAA